In Altererythrobacter rubellus, the following are encoded in one genomic region:
- the rpsJ gene encoding 30S ribosomal protein S10: MEAQNIRIRLKAFDHRVLDQATGEIAETARRTGALIRGPIPMPTRIEKFTVNRGPHVDKKSREQFEVRTYKRLLDIVQPNAQTVDALMKLDLAAGVNVEIKLA, encoded by the coding sequence ATGGAAGCACAAAATATCCGTATTCGCCTTAAGGCGTTCGACCACCGCGTTCTTGACCAGGCAACTGGCGAGATTGCAGAAACAGCACGTCGTACGGGTGCTCTTATTCGTGGCCCCATTCCCATGCCGACGCGTATCGAGAAGTTCACCGTGAACCGTGGCCCGCACGTCGACAAGAAGTCGCGCGAGCAGTTCGAGGTGCGCACTTACAAGCGGTTGCTCGACATCGTGCAGCCGAACGCACAGACGGTCGACGCGCTGATGAAGCTCGATCTGGCCGCTGGCGTAAACGTAGAGATCAAACTGGCTTAA
- the fusA gene encoding elongation factor G, with protein MAREYPLERYRNIGIMAHIDAGKTTTTERILYYTGKSYKIGEVHDGAATMDWMEQEQERGITITSAATTTFWTAEDATMDPMSDPEALRANMPKHRINIIDTPGHVDFTIEVERSLRVLDGAVAVFDGVAGVEPQSETVWRQADKYGVPRMCFINKLDRTGADFYYCVQSIIDRLGANPLVLYLPIGAESDLKGVVDLVNMRGIVWQAEDLGAKYEFVEIPADLADKAAEYREKLVETAVEQDDDVMEAYLEGNEPDAATLKRLIRKGTMDRAFVPVLCGSAFKNKGVQPLLDAVVDYMPSPLDVPAIKGVLPDSDVEESRPSDDNAPFSALAFKIMNDPFVGSLTFTRIYSGKLSKGTVLNSVKDKKEKIGRMLLMHSNNREDIEEAFAGDIVALAGMKDTTTGDTLCDSSKPIILERMEFPEPVIELSVEPKTKADQEKMGVALNRLAAEDPSFRVTTDHESGQTIIKGMGELHLDILVDRMKREFKVEANVGAPQVAYRESLGREVEVDYTHKKQSGGSGQFGRAKVVVTPGERGQGILFEDEIKGGNIPREYIPALEKGMREQAESGHLVGFPIIDFTIRLTDGAYHDVDSSAIAFEICGRGAMREVASKAGIKLLEPVMKVEVVTPEDYLGDVIGDLNSRRGQIQGTDTRGNAQAVEAFVPLANMFGYVNELRSFTQGRAQYTMQFSHYDEVPASVAQEVKEKLA; from the coding sequence ATGGCACGCGAGTATCCGCTAGAGCGTTACCGCAATATCGGCATCATGGCCCACATCGATGCTGGTAAAACCACGACTACCGAACGTATCCTTTACTACACCGGCAAGTCTTACAAGATCGGCGAAGTGCATGATGGCGCTGCGACGATGGACTGGATGGAGCAGGAGCAGGAGCGCGGCATCACGATCACGTCTGCTGCGACGACTACGTTCTGGACCGCCGAAGATGCGACCATGGATCCGATGTCGGACCCGGAAGCGCTGCGCGCAAACATGCCGAAGCACCGCATCAACATCATCGACACACCAGGCCACGTTGACTTCACGATTGAAGTTGAACGTTCGCTGCGGGTGCTCGACGGTGCAGTGGCTGTGTTTGACGGTGTTGCCGGCGTTGAGCCGCAATCCGAAACCGTATGGCGTCAGGCTGACAAATACGGCGTTCCGCGGATGTGTTTCATCAACAAGCTCGACCGTACCGGCGCAGACTTTTATTACTGCGTACAGTCGATCATCGATCGTCTGGGTGCGAACCCGCTGGTGCTTTACCTGCCGATCGGCGCGGAAAGCGATCTCAAGGGTGTCGTAGACCTCGTCAACATGCGCGGCATCGTATGGCAGGCCGAAGATCTGGGCGCGAAGTACGAATTCGTCGAAATTCCTGCCGATCTTGCTGACAAGGCTGCTGAGTATCGCGAAAAGCTCGTTGAAACTGCGGTCGAGCAGGACGATGACGTGATGGAAGCTTACCTTGAGGGTAACGAGCCTGACGCGGCAACGCTGAAGCGCCTTATCCGCAAGGGCACTATGGACCGTGCATTCGTTCCGGTTCTGTGTGGTTCGGCGTTCAAGAACAAGGGCGTACAGCCGCTGCTCGACGCAGTGGTTGACTACATGCCTTCGCCGCTCGATGTTCCTGCGATCAAGGGCGTTCTGCCTGACAGCGATGTCGAAGAATCACGTCCGTCGGATGACAACGCGCCATTCTCGGCACTGGCGTTCAAGATCATGAACGATCCATTCGTTGGCTCGCTGACCTTCACCCGCATCTATTCCGGCAAGCTCTCCAAGGGCACAGTCCTCAACAGTGTTAAGGACAAGAAGGAAAAGATCGGCCGTATGCTGCTGATGCACTCCAACAATCGCGAAGATATCGAGGAAGCGTTTGCAGGCGACATCGTGGCGCTTGCCGGCATGAAGGACACCACAACCGGTGACACGCTGTGCGATTCATCCAAGCCGATCATTCTTGAGCGGATGGAGTTCCCGGAACCGGTGATCGAACTGTCGGTGGAACCGAAGACGAAGGCTGACCAGGAAAAGATGGGCGTAGCGCTCAACCGTCTGGCTGCTGAAGATCCAAGCTTCCGCGTGACGACTGACCACGAAAGCGGTCAGACGATCATCAAGGGCATGGGCGAACTTCACCTCGACATTCTTGTTGACCGCATGAAGCGCGAATTCAAGGTTGAGGCCAACGTTGGTGCACCGCAGGTGGCCTATCGTGAATCGCTCGGCCGTGAAGTCGAAGTTGACTACACTCACAAGAAACAGTCGGGTGGTTCCGGTCAGTTCGGTCGTGCCAAGGTTGTCGTCACCCCGGGTGAACGCGGCCAGGGCATCCTGTTCGAAGACGAGATCAAGGGCGGTAACATCCCGCGCGAATATATCCCGGCTCTTGAGAAGGGTATGCGCGAGCAAGCTGAAAGTGGTCACCTGGTCGGCTTCCCGATCATCGACTTCACGATCCGCCTGACCGATGGTGCTTACCACGATGTCGACTCTTCGGCGATCGCGTTCGAAATCTGCGGACGCGGTGCAATGCGCGAAGTGGCCAGCAAGGCCGGTATCAAGCTGCTTGAGCCGGTCATGAAGGTTGAAGTCGTGACACCGGAAGACTACCTCGGGGATGTAATCGGCGACTTGAACAGCCGCCGTGGTCAGATCCAGGGAACCGACACTCGCGGCAACGCGCAGGCGGTTGAAGCATTCGTTCCGCTGGCCAACATGTTCGGTTACGTCAACGAGCTGCGTTCGTTCACACAGGGCCGCGCCCAGTACACGATGCAGTTCAGCCACTATGACGAAGTTCCGGCAAGTGTTGCACAGGAAGTCAAGGAGAAGCTTGCGTAA
- the tuf gene encoding elongation factor Tu, translating into MAKEKFERNKPHCNIGTIGHVDHGKTTLTAAITKVMAESYGGAAVDFANIDKAPEERERGITISTAHVEYETEARHYAHVDCPGHADYVKNMITGAAQMDGAILVVNAADGPMPQTREHILLARQVGVPALVVYMNKVDQVDDEEILELVELEIRELLSAYDFDGDNIAIVKGSALAALEGRDDEIGKNSILELMKAVDEHIPQPDRPVDQDFLMPIEDVFSISGRGTVVTGRVETGVVNVGDEVEIVGIKDTTKTTVTGVEMFRKLLDRGEAGDNIGALIRGVGREEVERGQVLAKPGSVNPHTEFSAEVYVLSKDEGGRHTPFFANYRPQFYFRTTDVTGEVILPEGTEMVMPGDNVSINVKLIAPIAMDEGLRFAIREGGRTVGSGVVAKITK; encoded by the coding sequence ATGGCTAAGGAAAAATTTGAGCGCAATAAGCCGCACTGCAACATCGGCACCATCGGCCACGTTGACCACGGCAAAACCACGCTGACAGCGGCAATCACCAAGGTGATGGCTGAATCTTACGGCGGTGCAGCAGTCGATTTCGCAAACATCGACAAAGCCCCCGAAGAGCGCGAGCGCGGCATCACTATCTCGACCGCACACGTCGAATACGAAACCGAAGCTCGTCACTACGCACACGTCGACTGCCCAGGTCACGCTGACTATGTTAAGAACATGATCACCGGTGCTGCGCAGATGGACGGCGCGATCCTGGTTGTGAACGCAGCTGACGGCCCGATGCCGCAAACGCGTGAGCACATCCTGCTTGCTCGTCAGGTCGGCGTGCCAGCTCTGGTTGTATACATGAACAAGGTTGACCAGGTTGACGACGAGGAAATCCTCGAACTCGTCGAATTGGAGATTCGCGAATTGCTGAGCGCGTACGACTTTGACGGCGACAATATCGCAATCGTCAAGGGTTCGGCTCTGGCGGCTCTCGAAGGTCGTGACGACGAAATCGGCAAGAACTCGATCCTCGAGCTGATGAAGGCCGTTGACGAGCACATCCCGCAGCCCGACCGTCCGGTTGATCAGGACTTCCTGATGCCGATCGAAGACGTGTTCTCGATCTCTGGTCGTGGTACGGTTGTTACCGGCCGCGTTGAGACCGGCGTTGTGAACGTTGGCGACGAAGTTGAAATCGTTGGTATCAAGGACACCACGAAGACGACTGTTACCGGCGTTGAAATGTTCCGTAAGCTGCTTGATCGCGGTGAAGCTGGCGACAACATCGGTGCGCTGATCCGCGGCGTTGGCCGTGAAGAAGTTGAGCGTGGCCAGGTTCTGGCGAAGCCAGGTTCTGTGAACCCGCACACCGAGTTCTCTGCAGAAGTTTACGTTCTGTCGAAAGACGAGGGTGGCCGTCACACGCCGTTCTTCGCGAACTACCGTCCGCAGTTCTACTTCCGTACAACTGACGTGACCGGCGAAGTGATCCTTCCTGAAGGCACTGAAATGGTCATGCCTGGCGATAACGTATCGATCAACGTCAAGCTGATCGCACCGATCGCTATGGACGAAGGTCTGCGTTTCGCTATCCGCGAAGGTGGCCGCACTGTTGGTTCAGGCGTTGTAGCCAAGATCACCAAGTAA